A DNA window from Lachancea thermotolerans CBS 6340 chromosome G complete sequence contains the following coding sequences:
- the RPS7A gene encoding 40S ribosomal protein eS7 (highly similar to uniprot|P26786 Saccharomyces cerevisiae YOR096W) translates to MSAQAKILSQAPTELELQVAQAFVDLEASSPDVKADLRLLQFKSIREIDVAGGKKAIAIFVPVPSLAAYHKVQTKLTRELEKKFPDRHVVFLAERRILPKPSRRSRQLQKRPRSRTLTAVHDKILEDLVFPTEIVGKRVRYMVGGNKVQKVLLDSKDVQQVDYKLESFQAVYNKLTGKQIVFEIPGESH, encoded by the exons ATGTCTGCTCAAGCCAAGATTTTGTCCCAAGCTCCAACTGAGTTGGAATTGCAAGTTGCTCAAGCTTTCGTCGACTTGGAAGCGTCTTCTCCAGATGTCAAGGCCGACCTGAGACTTTTGCAATTCAAGTCTATCAGAGAA ATCGATGTCGCTGGCGGTAAGAAGGCCATTGCTATCTTCGTCCCAGTCCCATCTTTGGCTGCCTACCACAAGGTCCAAACCAAGTTGACCCGTgagttggagaagaagttccCAGACCGTCACGTCGTCTTCTTGGCCGAGAGAAGAATCTTGCCAAAGCCATCCAGAAGATCTAGACAGCTCCAGAAGAGACCAAGATCCAGAACTTTGACTGCCGTCCACGACAAGATCTTGGAGGACTTGGTTTTCCCTACCGAGATCGTCGGTAAGAGAGTCAGATACATGGTTGGTGGCAACAAGGTCCAGAAGGTCTTGTTGGACTCCAAGGATGTCCAGCAGGTCGACTACAAGCTGGAGTCTTTCCAGGCTGTCTACAACAAGTTGACTGGCAAGCAAATCGTGTTTGAAATCCCAGGCGAATCCCACTAA
- the RKI1 gene encoding ribose-5-phosphate isomerase RKI1 (highly similar to uniprot|Q12189 Saccharomyces cerevisiae YOR095C RKI1 Ribose-5-phosphate ketol-isomerase), which yields MFRNLKSLVHTSVRRFAAKMTSIPDVKNLPTLHSTLEEAKRVAAYRAVDENLDYANHRVIGVGSGSTVIYVAERLGQYLLDPQFSIYASQFICIPTGFQSKELILTNGLRLGSVEQYPVIDIVFDGADEVDVNLQLIKGGGGCLFQEKLVSTSASKFVVVADYRKRSPKYLGTNWVKGVPIEVVPTSYIRVLNDLKTKLKCKNAVLRQGAPAKAGPVVTDNCNFIIDAHFGEIEHPEKLHQDIKMLVGVVETGLFIDNASKAYFGNPDGSVEMLV from the coding sequence ATGTTTCgaaatttgaaaagtcTGGTTCACACGAGCGTGCGCCGTTTTGCTGCCAAGATGACCTCCATACCCGATGTCAAGAACCTTCCCACACTCCACAGCACTCTCGAGGAAGCCAAGAGAGTGGCAGCATATAGGGCCGTGGATGAAAACCTGGACTACGCGAACCACCGTGTTATCGGCGTTGGGAGTGGGTCCACAGTGATCTACGTTGCGGAGAGACTGGGCCAGTACCTGCTCGACCCTCAGTTCTCGATTTACGCGTCGCAGTTCATTTGCATTCCCACTGGGTTCCAGTCCAAAGAGCTGATTCTCACCAACGGCTTGAGGCTCGGCTCGGTCGAGCAGTACCCGGTGATAGACATCGTGTTCGATGGTGCGGACGAAGTGGACGTCAACCTGCAGCTCATCAAGGGTGGTGGCGGGTGCTTGTTCCAGGAAAAGCTCGTCAGCACCAGCGCCAGCAAGTTTGTCGTGGTCGCAGACTACCGGAAGCGCTCGCCCAAATACCTAGGTACCAACTGGGTCAAGGGTGTGCCAATCGAGGTAGTACCCACGAGTTACATACGAGTCCTCAACGACCTCAAGACCAAGCTAAAGTGTAAAAATGCGGTCCTGAGACAGGGTGCGCCTGCAAAGGCTGGCCCTGTCGTTACTGACAATTGTAACTTCATCATAGACGCGCACTTCGGCGAGATTGAGCACCCCGAGAAGCTGCATCAAGACATCAAAATGCTGGTTGGGGTGGTGGAAACGGGCCTGTTCATTGACAACGCGTCTAAGGCGTACTTTGGGAACCCGGACGGGTCGGTTGAAATGCTGGTATGA